In one Pseudomonas purpurea genomic region, the following are encoded:
- the arnF gene encoding 4-amino-4-deoxy-L-arabinose-phosphoundecaprenol flippase subunit ArnF, whose amino-acid sequence MNLRRGIGYAMGSVLLVSAAQLGMRWSMSRLPHPEQWLQALGDGTVDLLAIGVVLASIIGYALSMLCWLCALRDLPLGRAYSLLSISYALVYVLAASLPLFNEHFSLSKTLGVALVILGVITINSRPARVPDLRNTP is encoded by the coding sequence ATGAACCTTCGTCGCGGTATCGGTTATGCCATGGGCAGTGTGCTGCTGGTCAGTGCCGCCCAGTTGGGCATGCGCTGGAGCATGAGTCGCCTGCCCCACCCCGAGCAATGGCTGCAAGCCTTGGGCGACGGTACGGTCGATCTGCTGGCAATCGGCGTCGTACTGGCATCGATCATCGGGTATGCCCTGTCCATGCTCTGCTGGCTCTGCGCCTTGCGCGATCTGCCGCTGGGCCGGGCTTACTCCCTGCTGAGCATCAGCTATGCGCTGGTGTACGTGCTGGCGGCCAGCCTGCCGTTGTTCAACGAACACTTCAGTCTTTCAAAAACCCTTGGGGTGGCCTTGGTCATCCTCGGGGTGATCACCATCAACTCTCGCCCTGCCCGTGTGCCCGATCTTAGGAATACCCCATGA